A genomic stretch from Telopea speciosissima isolate NSW1024214 ecotype Mountain lineage chromosome 7, Tspe_v1, whole genome shotgun sequence includes:
- the LOC122668090 gene encoding F-box protein At5g39450-like, with product MSADHCGSSLLLALPDDVFAIVSRSLSPKDVCYLSLCCRSLNALASSEKVWLSQCEMVGVVTDRDLVEWRNGVSSYKALCRFLVSVRSLIGIWVHQNPELGNVVYVMPGFISVVGCRIIPQELGPLGLEDGPLLWAPVFEIIGDFDGSTAFFLHGREKDTDYFYPGLLKPVDRASNVLLLEVEPQRQFCGGKLLHSKSFVHSDRDLSRKISRSDSGISKSQRIIGTTRPMVPFSRLAFGDRRKLLEVVTNLVRLKVPDLANGPLFPGLREDDENFQKDMVLLSERRLALMQMYKLGEGRIDWESAPGLPSDRTRMELSKIKKSLDRSGSWQGSANGEEGHSQSTKRRTVAGYFKDSLKQILGRSISVNGRASSRNCTSSSENKYAQLHEFLRSGDTIGLSLNACTMKLSTYRAWPNMHDNRFALYKLPMRIPKAGEEYAGLWGGTFGWPPGRPTEDKPGKALFFLLLSYEEHEGQRQLIATKILEGTHYVLHPNGSAMFIVKVDEPSLDSFPWDTDGDSVPVEVKHAYNGEGIANGYGFRYPGAKPGSLFVIQNELLAFIWKESRAVLTLQRLELQELLKKGERVPALPPVANFSYLTKSYSNVFAGFSNTSYCLSSPR from the exons ATGTCGGCTGATCACTGTGGTTCTAGCTTACTTCTTGCTCTACCAGACGATGTCTTTGCCATCGTCTCCCGTTCCCTCTCTCCGAAGGACGTTTGCTACCTCAGCCTGTGTTGCAGGAGCCTTAATGCTTTGGCATCCTCTGAGAAGGTGTGGCTCTCCCAGTGTGAGATGGTTGGTGTTGTTACTGATCGGGATCTTGTAGAGTGGCGTAATGGTGTCTCCTCTTACAAGGCCCTCTGTAGGTTTCTTGTTAGTGTTCGGTCCTTAATTGGCATCTGGGTACACCAGAACCCAGAGCTTGGCAATGTAGTTTATGTGATGCCGGGTTTTATATCTGTTGTTGGGTGCCGAATCATCCCTCAAGAGCTTGGCCCTTTGGGGCTTGAAGATGGCCCTCTCTTGTGGGCACCAGTTTTTGAGATTATTGGTGATTTTGATGGCTCTACCGCATTCTTCTTACATGGTCGAGAGAAGGATACTGATTACTTCTATCCTGGTTTGCTCAAGCCGGTTGATAGGGCTAGCAATGTGCTCTTGCTTGAGGTAGAGCCACAGCGGCAGTTTTGTGGTGGGAAATTGTTGCATAGTAAGAGCTTTGTTCATTCTGATAGGGACCTATCAAGAAAGATTAGTAGGTCTGATAGTGGAATTTCCAAGTCGCAAAGAATAATTGGAACAACCAGGCCTATGGTACCCTTCAGTAGATTGGCTTTTGGGGACAGACGGAAACTGCTTGAGGTTGTTACCAACTTGGTTCGCTTAAAGGTCCCTGATTTGGCAAATGGGCCACTGTTTCCAGGCTTAAGGGAAGATGATGAAAACTTTCAGAAGGATATGGTGCTCTTGTCTGAGCGCCGTTTGGCGCTTATGCAGATGTACAAGCTTGGTGAGGGTCGCATTGATTGGGAGTCGGCTCCTGGACTTCCTTCAGATCGTACTCGGATGGAATTGAGCAAGATCAAGAAGAGTCTTGATCGTTCAGGTTCTTGGCAGGGTTCTGCTAATGGGGAGGAGGGCCACTCACAGAGTACAAAGAGGAGAACTGTAGCTGGGTATTTTAAGGATAGCCTGAAACAGATCCTTGGGAGGTCCATCTCGGTCAATGGTCGGGCAAGTTCAAGGAATTGTACTTCGAGCAGTGAAAACAAGTATGCACAACTTCATGAGTTCCTAAGGTCAGGTGACACGATTGGGCTGAGCCTAAATGCTTGTACTATGAAGTTATCTACTTATCGAGCCTGGCCAAACATGCACGACAACCGGTTTGCCCTATACAAGTTGCCTATGAGGATCCCAAAAGCTGGTGAAGAGTATGCAGGCCTGTGGGGTGGTACCTTTGGCTGGCCTCCTGGGAGGCCTACTGAAGACAAGCCTGGGAAAGCGCtattctttcttttgctttcttaTGAAGAGCATGAGGGTCAACGACAACTCATTGCAACCAAAATATTAGAAGGCACCCATTATGTCCTTCATCCCAATGGCTCCGCAATGTTTATCGTAAAAGTTGACGAACCTTCACTGGATTCATTCCCATGGGATACTGATGGAGATTCTGTACCAGTGGAGGTAAAACATGCTTATAATGGGGAGGGTATTGCAAATGGCTATGGTTTCAGATATCCTGGTGCTAAGCCTGGTTCACTATTTGTGATTCAAAATGAACTCCTTGCATTCATTTGGAAGGAATCCAGAGCTGTCCTAACCTTGCAGAGGCTTGAACTACAAGAGCTCCTTAAGAAAGGTGAAAGGGTGCCTGCTTTGCCTCCTGTTGCTAACTTTTCATATTTGACAAAGTCTTACTCGAATGTGTTCGCGGGTTTCTCAAACACCTCATATTGCTTGTCTTCACCGAG GTAA
- the LOC122667201 gene encoding agamous-like MADS-box protein MADS9 isoform X6, producing the protein MGRGKIEIKRIENSTNRQVTYSKRKNGIMKKAKELTVLCDAKVSLILFSSSGKMSEYRSPSVSRMSEILDKYHKYSGKKLWDPKHELLSNELDRIKKENDNMHIELRHLKGEDVNTLHHKELATIEEALENGLTNVRAKEMEIFKMLKKNERILEEENKRLNYILHHQQMAMDGCVRETTIILRCLLPFVCSQSNLIYRRPNRRIAHF; encoded by the exons ATGGGGAGGGGTAAGATTGAGATCAAGAGGATTGAGAACTCAACAAACAGGCAAGTTACATATTCAAAGAGGAAGAATGGAATCATGAAGAAAGCCAAGGAGCTCACTGTGCTTTGTGATGCAAAAGTTTCTCTTATACTCTTCTCTAGTTCTGGGAAGATGTCAGAGTACCGTAGCCCTTCTGTCTC aagaatgtCAGAAATCTTGGACAAATACCATAAGTATTCAGGAAAGAAGTTGTGGGATCCTAAACATGAG TTACTCAGCAACGAACTGGACAGgataaagaaagagaacgaCAACATGCATATCGAGCTAAG GCACCTTAAAGGTGAGGATGTCAACACACTGCATCACAAGGAGCTTGCAACCATAGAAGAAGCTCTTGAAAATGGTCTCACCAACGTTCGTGCCAAAGAG ATGGAGATCTTCAAAATGCTTAAGAAAAAT GAGAGAATACTTGAGGAAGAGAATAAGCGTCTTAATTACATCTTG CATCACCAACAAATGGCAATGGATGGTTGTGTGAGGGAG ACTACCATCATTCTCAGATGCCTTTTACCTTTCGTGTGCAGCCAATCCAACCTAATTTACAGGAGGCCAAATAGAAGAATTGCTCATTTCTAG
- the LOC122667201 gene encoding agamous-like MADS-box protein MADS9 isoform X5 gives MGRGKIEIKRIENSTNRQVTYSKRKNGIMKKAKELTVLCDAKVSLILFSSSGKMSEYRSPSVSRMSEILDKYHKYSGKKLWDPKHELLSNELDRIKKENDNMHIELRHLKGEDVNTLHHKELATIEEALENGLTNVRAKEMEIFKMLKKNERILEEENKRLNYILQHHQQMAMDGCVRETTIILRCLLPFVCSQSNLIYRRPNRRIAHF, from the exons ATGGGGAGGGGTAAGATTGAGATCAAGAGGATTGAGAACTCAACAAACAGGCAAGTTACATATTCAAAGAGGAAGAATGGAATCATGAAGAAAGCCAAGGAGCTCACTGTGCTTTGTGATGCAAAAGTTTCTCTTATACTCTTCTCTAGTTCTGGGAAGATGTCAGAGTACCGTAGCCCTTCTGTCTC aagaatgtCAGAAATCTTGGACAAATACCATAAGTATTCAGGAAAGAAGTTGTGGGATCCTAAACATGAG TTACTCAGCAACGAACTGGACAGgataaagaaagagaacgaCAACATGCATATCGAGCTAAG GCACCTTAAAGGTGAGGATGTCAACACACTGCATCACAAGGAGCTTGCAACCATAGAAGAAGCTCTTGAAAATGGTCTCACCAACGTTCGTGCCAAAGAG ATGGAGATCTTCAAAATGCTTAAGAAAAAT GAGAGAATACTTGAGGAAGAGAATAAGCGTCTTAATTACATCTTG caGCATCACCAACAAATGGCAATGGATGGTTGTGTGAGGGAG ACTACCATCATTCTCAGATGCCTTTTACCTTTCGTGTGCAGCCAATCCAACCTAATTTACAGGAGGCCAAATAGAAGAATTGCTCATTTCTAG
- the LOC122667201 gene encoding agamous-like MADS-box protein MADS9 isoform X1, producing the protein MGRGKIEIKRIENSTNRQVTYSKRKNGIMKKAKELTVLCDAKVSLILFSSSGKMSEYRSPSVSRMSEILDKYHKYSGKKLWDPKHELLSNELDRIKKENDNMHIELRHLKGEDVNTLHHKELATIEEALENGLTNVRAKEMEIFKMLKKNERILEEENKRLNYILQHHQQMAMDGCVREVENDYHHRGRDYHHSQMPFTFRVQPIQPNLQEAK; encoded by the exons ATGGGGAGGGGTAAGATTGAGATCAAGAGGATTGAGAACTCAACAAACAGGCAAGTTACATATTCAAAGAGGAAGAATGGAATCATGAAGAAAGCCAAGGAGCTCACTGTGCTTTGTGATGCAAAAGTTTCTCTTATACTCTTCTCTAGTTCTGGGAAGATGTCAGAGTACCGTAGCCCTTCTGTCTC aagaatgtCAGAAATCTTGGACAAATACCATAAGTATTCAGGAAAGAAGTTGTGGGATCCTAAACATGAG TTACTCAGCAACGAACTGGACAGgataaagaaagagaacgaCAACATGCATATCGAGCTAAG GCACCTTAAAGGTGAGGATGTCAACACACTGCATCACAAGGAGCTTGCAACCATAGAAGAAGCTCTTGAAAATGGTCTCACCAACGTTCGTGCCAAAGAG ATGGAGATCTTCAAAATGCTTAAGAAAAAT GAGAGAATACTTGAGGAAGAGAATAAGCGTCTTAATTACATCTTG caGCATCACCAACAAATGGCAATGGATGGTTGTGTGAGGGAGGTGGAGAATGATTATCATCACAGAGGAAGAGACTACCATCATTCTCAGATGCCTTTTACCTTTCGTGTGCAGCCAATCCAACCTAATTTACAGGAGGCCAAATAG
- the LOC122667201 gene encoding agamous-like MADS-box protein MADS9 isoform X7: MGRGKIEIKRIENSTNRQVTYSKRKNGIMKKAKELTVLCDAKVSLILFSSSGKMSEYRSPSVSRMSEILDKYHKYSGKKLWDPKHELLSNELDRIKKENDNMHIELRHLKGEDVNTLHHKELATIEEALENGLTNVRAKEERILEEENKRLNYILHHQQMAMDGCVREVENDYHHRGRDYHHSQMPFTFRVQPIQPNLQEAK, encoded by the exons ATGGGGAGGGGTAAGATTGAGATCAAGAGGATTGAGAACTCAACAAACAGGCAAGTTACATATTCAAAGAGGAAGAATGGAATCATGAAGAAAGCCAAGGAGCTCACTGTGCTTTGTGATGCAAAAGTTTCTCTTATACTCTTCTCTAGTTCTGGGAAGATGTCAGAGTACCGTAGCCCTTCTGTCTC aagaatgtCAGAAATCTTGGACAAATACCATAAGTATTCAGGAAAGAAGTTGTGGGATCCTAAACATGAG TTACTCAGCAACGAACTGGACAGgataaagaaagagaacgaCAACATGCATATCGAGCTAAG GCACCTTAAAGGTGAGGATGTCAACACACTGCATCACAAGGAGCTTGCAACCATAGAAGAAGCTCTTGAAAATGGTCTCACCAACGTTCGTGCCAAAGAG GAGAGAATACTTGAGGAAGAGAATAAGCGTCTTAATTACATCTTG CATCACCAACAAATGGCAATGGATGGTTGTGTGAGGGAGGTGGAGAATGATTATCATCACAGAGGAAGAGACTACCATCATTCTCAGATGCCTTTTACCTTTCGTGTGCAGCCAATCCAACCTAATTTACAGGAGGCCAAATAG
- the LOC122667201 gene encoding agamous-like MADS-box protein MADS9 isoform X2 yields MGRGKIEIKRIENSTNRQVTYSKRKNGIMKKAKELTVLCDAKVSLILFSSSGKMSEYRSPSVSRMSEILDKYHKYSGKKLWDPKHELLSNELDRIKKENDNMHIELRHLKGEDVNTLHHKELATIEEALENGLTNVRAKEMEIFKMLKKNERILEEENKRLNYILHHQQMAMDGCVREVENDYHHRGRDYHHSQMPFTFRVQPIQPNLQEAK; encoded by the exons ATGGGGAGGGGTAAGATTGAGATCAAGAGGATTGAGAACTCAACAAACAGGCAAGTTACATATTCAAAGAGGAAGAATGGAATCATGAAGAAAGCCAAGGAGCTCACTGTGCTTTGTGATGCAAAAGTTTCTCTTATACTCTTCTCTAGTTCTGGGAAGATGTCAGAGTACCGTAGCCCTTCTGTCTC aagaatgtCAGAAATCTTGGACAAATACCATAAGTATTCAGGAAAGAAGTTGTGGGATCCTAAACATGAG TTACTCAGCAACGAACTGGACAGgataaagaaagagaacgaCAACATGCATATCGAGCTAAG GCACCTTAAAGGTGAGGATGTCAACACACTGCATCACAAGGAGCTTGCAACCATAGAAGAAGCTCTTGAAAATGGTCTCACCAACGTTCGTGCCAAAGAG ATGGAGATCTTCAAAATGCTTAAGAAAAAT GAGAGAATACTTGAGGAAGAGAATAAGCGTCTTAATTACATCTTG CATCACCAACAAATGGCAATGGATGGTTGTGTGAGGGAGGTGGAGAATGATTATCATCACAGAGGAAGAGACTACCATCATTCTCAGATGCCTTTTACCTTTCGTGTGCAGCCAATCCAACCTAATTTACAGGAGGCCAAATAG
- the LOC122667201 gene encoding agamous-like MADS-box protein MADS9 isoform X4 gives MGRGKIEIKRIENSTNRQVTYSKRKNGIMKKAKELTVLCDAKVSLILFSSSGKMSEYRSPSVSMSEILDKYHKYSGKKLWDPKHELLSNELDRIKKENDNMHIELRHLKGEDVNTLHHKELATIEEALENGLTNVRAKEMEIFKMLKKNERILEEENKRLNYILHHQQMAMDGCVREVENDYHHRGRDYHHSQMPFTFRVQPIQPNLQEAK, from the exons ATGGGGAGGGGTAAGATTGAGATCAAGAGGATTGAGAACTCAACAAACAGGCAAGTTACATATTCAAAGAGGAAGAATGGAATCATGAAGAAAGCCAAGGAGCTCACTGTGCTTTGTGATGCAAAAGTTTCTCTTATACTCTTCTCTAGTTCTGGGAAGATGTCAGAGTACCGTAGCCCTTCTGTCTC aatgtCAGAAATCTTGGACAAATACCATAAGTATTCAGGAAAGAAGTTGTGGGATCCTAAACATGAG TTACTCAGCAACGAACTGGACAGgataaagaaagagaacgaCAACATGCATATCGAGCTAAG GCACCTTAAAGGTGAGGATGTCAACACACTGCATCACAAGGAGCTTGCAACCATAGAAGAAGCTCTTGAAAATGGTCTCACCAACGTTCGTGCCAAAGAG ATGGAGATCTTCAAAATGCTTAAGAAAAAT GAGAGAATACTTGAGGAAGAGAATAAGCGTCTTAATTACATCTTG CATCACCAACAAATGGCAATGGATGGTTGTGTGAGGGAGGTGGAGAATGATTATCATCACAGAGGAAGAGACTACCATCATTCTCAGATGCCTTTTACCTTTCGTGTGCAGCCAATCCAACCTAATTTACAGGAGGCCAAATAG
- the LOC122667201 gene encoding agamous-like MADS-box protein MADS9 isoform X3 yields the protein MGRGKIEIKRIENSTNRQVTYSKRKNGIMKKAKELTVLCDAKVSLILFSSSGKMSEYRSPSVSMSEILDKYHKYSGKKLWDPKHELLSNELDRIKKENDNMHIELRHLKGEDVNTLHHKELATIEEALENGLTNVRAKEMEIFKMLKKNERILEEENKRLNYILQHHQQMAMDGCVREVENDYHHRGRDYHHSQMPFTFRVQPIQPNLQEAK from the exons ATGGGGAGGGGTAAGATTGAGATCAAGAGGATTGAGAACTCAACAAACAGGCAAGTTACATATTCAAAGAGGAAGAATGGAATCATGAAGAAAGCCAAGGAGCTCACTGTGCTTTGTGATGCAAAAGTTTCTCTTATACTCTTCTCTAGTTCTGGGAAGATGTCAGAGTACCGTAGCCCTTCTGTCTC aatgtCAGAAATCTTGGACAAATACCATAAGTATTCAGGAAAGAAGTTGTGGGATCCTAAACATGAG TTACTCAGCAACGAACTGGACAGgataaagaaagagaacgaCAACATGCATATCGAGCTAAG GCACCTTAAAGGTGAGGATGTCAACACACTGCATCACAAGGAGCTTGCAACCATAGAAGAAGCTCTTGAAAATGGTCTCACCAACGTTCGTGCCAAAGAG ATGGAGATCTTCAAAATGCTTAAGAAAAAT GAGAGAATACTTGAGGAAGAGAATAAGCGTCTTAATTACATCTTG caGCATCACCAACAAATGGCAATGGATGGTTGTGTGAGGGAGGTGGAGAATGATTATCATCACAGAGGAAGAGACTACCATCATTCTCAGATGCCTTTTACCTTTCGTGTGCAGCCAATCCAACCTAATTTACAGGAGGCCAAATAG
- the LOC122667201 gene encoding agamous-like MADS-box protein MADS9 isoform X8, with protein sequence MGRGKIEIKRIENSTNRQVTYSKRKNGIMKKAKELTVLCDAKVSLILFSSSGKMSEYRSPSVSMSEILDKYHKYSGKKLWDPKHELLSNELDRIKKENDNMHIELRHLKGEDVNTLHHKELATIEEALENGLTNVRAKEERILEEENKRLNYILHHQQMAMDGCVREVENDYHHRGRDYHHSQMPFTFRVQPIQPNLQEAK encoded by the exons ATGGGGAGGGGTAAGATTGAGATCAAGAGGATTGAGAACTCAACAAACAGGCAAGTTACATATTCAAAGAGGAAGAATGGAATCATGAAGAAAGCCAAGGAGCTCACTGTGCTTTGTGATGCAAAAGTTTCTCTTATACTCTTCTCTAGTTCTGGGAAGATGTCAGAGTACCGTAGCCCTTCTGTCTC aatgtCAGAAATCTTGGACAAATACCATAAGTATTCAGGAAAGAAGTTGTGGGATCCTAAACATGAG TTACTCAGCAACGAACTGGACAGgataaagaaagagaacgaCAACATGCATATCGAGCTAAG GCACCTTAAAGGTGAGGATGTCAACACACTGCATCACAAGGAGCTTGCAACCATAGAAGAAGCTCTTGAAAATGGTCTCACCAACGTTCGTGCCAAAGAG GAGAGAATACTTGAGGAAGAGAATAAGCGTCTTAATTACATCTTG CATCACCAACAAATGGCAATGGATGGTTGTGTGAGGGAGGTGGAGAATGATTATCATCACAGAGGAAGAGACTACCATCATTCTCAGATGCCTTTTACCTTTCGTGTGCAGCCAATCCAACCTAATTTACAGGAGGCCAAATAG